AATCTGCTATCTCAGTGTTATGACAGTACCTGTAACCCTCTACTGGGTCTTCATACCTGGCTACAATGATGTTCTTTCTCGGAACCTCTACATCAACAGTTATAGCGTAGCCTCCAGACTTAACCCTAACATTAAACCTTTCCAGCTTCAACTCATCCCTATAAGCTATTCCCATAAACCTTCCAGTATTTACAAGCCTTCCAGCATGACTAAACATCCCAAATAGAACTCTATGACGACCATCAGGAGATGCTACCATCAGATCAACCCAACCATCAGGATCCTCATCAAAGCCACTGCAGTGGATCCAGACCCAATGATCTAAATACCTCTTACCCCTAATATAGCCTATCATGCCTCTCTGTTCGCTGATCCTGTACTCCTCTCCTCCAAGCCTTACCTCACCGTTGAACGTAGTATTAGGATTAACTATTATGTATCTCGAGCTCCTCCTGAAAATTCTGTAAACTAAGGGTAAGGCAACTGTTTCTAAATAGATAGACTTTTATAGATGTTTAGTGTATACTCTATTTGTGGAAATAGTCCTCAGCGTTCCATTCGTTTACGAGGCGAACGACGAAGTTGGAAAGCTCCTAGAGGACTTTAGGGATATGGTGAACTTCTGCATAGGCTTTGCCGTTGAGAGGAGGATAACTTCTTACGCTAAACTTAGGAAGAGCGTTTACGAAGAGTGGAAGGGGAGGTGGAACTATTCAACGCACTTCTGCCATTCAGCGTGTAAAATAGCCTTAGCCATGCTCAAAGGATTTGAAAGGCTTAAGCGTAAGGGATTAACTAAAGGTGATAGGCCTGAGGCTAGAAAGCTCTTCATGCAACTCGACCCGCAACTGTACAAGTTCTACGGCGATAGGATCAGGATTTCTGTTAAGCCCAGAAAATTCATATACATAGAGTTGAAGTACGGTGAATACCAAGAGAAGTTCATCGAGGAGTGGAGGGCTGGGAAGCTCAGGGTCGGCGAGGTGTCTCTGAA
This region of Thermoprotei archaeon genomic DNA includes:
- a CDS encoding transposase, which produces MEIVLSVPFVYEANDEVGKLLEDFRDMVNFCIGFAVERRITSYAKLRKSVYEEWKGRWNYSTHFCHSACKIALAMLKGFERLKRKGLTKGDRPEARKLFMQLDPQLYKFYGDRIRISVKPRKFIYIELKYGEYQEKFIEEWRAGKLRVGEVSLNETKIIVPFKKDVDLSNPSDWIAIDVNESNVTGVSTNPHVMRVESNLRTIHTTYFNIIRRIQKLRKDKPKTAERLLKKYSGREKRKAKDECHKISRKIVNFAKRHKVGVIMEDLKGIRKRINFSK